The Acanthopagrus latus isolate v.2019 chromosome 13, fAcaLat1.1, whole genome shotgun sequence genome contains a region encoding:
- the ubtd2 gene encoding ubiquitin domain-containing protein 2 isoform X2, which translates to MGGCVGSHHDSSGSLNENSDGTGVALGRNQPLKRERPKWKSDYPMTEGQLRSKRDEFWDTAPAFEGRKEIWDALRAAASAFESNDHLLAQAILDGASITLPHGALTECYDELGNRYQLPVYCLSPPVNMIEERSEELDGSDPDSGAADPSSGSASDPASGGECQLRLRLSTGRDLRLAVRSTDTVGMMKRRLQSHEGVPAATQRWFFSGRPLTDRLRLDQLNISRDYVVQVILSQPPPPEPVSTPGHTPEASGPVTVEAVAALPQEPMPVEN; encoded by the exons TGGCTCTAGGGCGTAACCAGCCCCTGAAGAGAGAGCGGCCTAAATGGAAAAGTGACTACCCGATGACTGAAGGCCAGCTGCGCAGCAAGAGAGATGAGTTCTGGGATACGGCGCCAGCATTCGAGGGCCGGAAGGAGATCTGGGATGCGCTGCGGGCTGCGGCCAGCGCCTTTGAGAGCAATGACCACCTGCTGGCTCAGGCCATCCTGGACGGGGCCAGCATCACACTGCCGCACG gAGCTCTGACTGAATGTTACGATGAACTGGGAAATCGTTACCAGCTGCCGGTCTActgcctctctcctcccgtcaACATGATTGAGGAGCGCTCTGAAGAGCTTGACGGTTCAGATCCAGACTCCGGGGCAGCAGACCCGTCCTCGGGCAGCGCCAGCGACCCCGCCTCAGGAGGGGAGTGCCAGCTTCGGCTGCGGCTCTCCACGGGTCGCGACCTCCGACTGGCGGTCCGTTCCACGGACACGGTGGGCATGATGAAGCGCCGCTTACAAAGTCACGAGGGCGTGCCTGCCGCGACCCAGCGCTGGTTTTTCTCAGGTCGGccactgacagacaggctgcgCTTGGACCAACTCAACATCTCCAGGGACTATGTAGTGCAGGTCATCCTCAGCCAGCCTCCGCCGCCAGAGCCGGTATCGACCCCAGGACACACACCAGAGGCCTCTGGGCCGGTCACAGTGGAAGCAGTGGCTGCTCTGCCGCAAGAGCCCATGCCGGTGGAGAATTAG
- the il12bb gene encoding interleukin-12 subunit beta, with product MLSLLLVLLCASLCSASSDSSQHQIETLMDNVLVLRLPNEEGSMVFVPLTCGEAYQNQPVTWKKNGVEVPALQGNQVKVPVEEMNGGNYTCHLGPDGEYLNHTVIMIQVENRTVILKEKSPQEGHIRCSAPNYSGSFQCSWTKAQYRSDAAVLLVKAERHLENIPCVVAADGSSIQCQDASCPFKEEQHRIALSIYIYSYSRLEEYTETFYLRDIVRPENLQNLQITDGKEFSWSYPDSWEKPCSFFSLQFQVKVVHNDDTCHSDRHIRLHDTDDNKFEIDFKTKRYIICVRAQDKHTRGPFGPWSYCSVNRNTVNCSFLKLQP from the exons ATGCTCTCGCTGCTCCTCGTGCTCCTGTGCGCCTCGCTGTGCAGCgcctcctctgacagcagccagcACCAGATAGAGACCCTGATGGATAACG TTCTGGTCCTGAGGTTGCCTAACGAAGAAGGCAGCATGGTGTTCGTCCCTCTGACCTGCGGAGAAGCTTATCAGAACCAGCCTGTGACCTGGAAGAAGAACG GTGTGGAGGTTCCAGCTCTGCAGGGGAATCAGGTGAAGGTCCCGGTGGAGGAGATGAATGGGGGAAACTACACCTGTCACCTCGGCCCAGACGGAGAATACCTCAACCACACTGTGATCATGATCCAGGTGGAGAACAGGACTGTCatactgaaagaaaaatccCCTCAGGAAG GTCACATCCGCTGCTCAGCACCCAACTATTCAGGCTCCTTCCAGTGCAGCTGGACCAAAGCTCAGTACCGATCCGACGCCGCCGTGCTCCTGGTGAAGGCAGAACG TCATTTGGAGAACATTCCCTGTGTGGTGGCTGCTGACGGGTCCAGCATTCAGTGCCAGGACGCCAGCTGCCCGTTCAAAGAGGAGCAGCACCGCATCGCCCTCAGCATCTACATCTACAGCTACTCTCGCCTGGAGGAATATACAGAGACCTTCTACCTGAGAGACATCG TGAGGCCAGAAAACCTCCAGAACCTGCAGATCACTGATGGGAAGGAGTTCAGCTGGAGCTACCCCGACTCCTGGGAGAAGCCCTGCAGTTTCTTCAGCCTGCAGTTTCAGGTCAAGGTGGTCCACAACGACGACACGTGTCACAGCGACAGGCACATACGG CTCCACGACACTGACGACAACAAGTTTGAGATCGACTTCAAAACCAAGAGGTACATCATCTGCGTGCGAGCTCAGGACAAGCACACCAGAGGGCCGTTCGGACCCTGGAGCTACTGCTC AGTGAACAGAAACACCGTGAACTGCTCCTTCCTCAAACTGCAGCCATGA